In one Sporomusa sphaeroides DSM 2875 genomic region, the following are encoded:
- the rbfA gene encoding 30S ribosome-binding factor RbfA, with translation MGQLRVEKVQEFIKQEISKIILTDLKDPRIGFVTVTRVEATGDLRSAKIYLSLMGSDEQKAETWAGLTKALGYMRAEIGKRIRMRCTPELSLHLDETLEYSARIQELILKIKQEEGNQ, from the coding sequence ATGGGACAACTGCGGGTAGAAAAGGTGCAGGAATTTATCAAACAGGAAATTAGCAAGATAATCCTGACAGATCTCAAAGATCCCCGGATAGGCTTTGTAACAGTTACCAGGGTGGAAGCCACCGGTGACCTTCGTAGTGCTAAAATATATCTCAGCCTTATGGGCAGTGATGAACAAAAGGCTGAAACCTGGGCTGGATTAACTAAAGCCTTAGGCTATATGCGTGCCGAAATCGGCAAACGCATCCGGATGAGATGTACGCCGGAATTATCACTACACCTTGATGAAACCTTAGAATATAGTGCGCGAATTCAGGAGCTCATCTTGAAAATTAAGCAGGAAGAAGGCAACCAGTAA
- a CDS encoding DHH family phosphoesterase, translated as MEVSIADSATLLNKANNIILTAHVHPDGDALGSLFALYSFLSAQGKQVRILLDDEVPRAFYFLHGWEKVEKPEGIVHTADLLVVLDASDLERIGKVSEVIKAPILNLDHHISNVKFADYWYIDSQAAATGEIIFKIFKEVNANITPSMAEALFTAIATDCGFFRYANTSAQTLKIAAELVELGAQPHVISERLETKPRAVIEMLPKVLETLEIIDCGDAGNIATIVLNYDAITKLKDDTEGFINYPRNIDGVEIAIMFKEADDNSVRVSLRSKTADVSKLALSFGGGGHARAAGCTVAEPLDRAKTLVVEAARKQLAAGFIA; from the coding sequence ATGGAAGTGTCGATTGCAGACAGCGCTACGCTGTTAAATAAAGCCAACAACATCATATTGACTGCTCATGTTCATCCGGACGGTGATGCGTTAGGGTCGCTGTTTGCCCTCTACAGCTTTCTGTCAGCGCAGGGCAAACAGGTAAGAATCCTGCTTGATGATGAAGTTCCTCGGGCTTTCTACTTTCTCCACGGCTGGGAGAAGGTAGAAAAGCCTGAAGGTATTGTCCATACCGCCGATTTACTGGTAGTGCTTGATGCCAGTGATCTGGAGCGAATTGGGAAGGTAAGTGAGGTTATAAAAGCCCCTATACTGAACCTGGATCATCACATATCCAACGTCAAGTTTGCCGATTATTGGTATATTGATAGTCAGGCGGCCGCTACCGGCGAAATTATTTTCAAGATATTTAAAGAAGTAAATGCCAATATCACGCCAAGTATGGCTGAAGCATTGTTTACGGCCATAGCCACTGACTGCGGTTTTTTTCGCTATGCCAATACTTCAGCTCAAACCCTCAAAATTGCGGCGGAATTGGTGGAACTGGGTGCTCAGCCCCATGTTATCTCCGAACGTCTTGAAACCAAACCAAGGGCTGTTATTGAAATGCTGCCCAAAGTGCTTGAGACGCTTGAGATCATCGATTGCGGCGATGCCGGGAACATAGCTACAATCGTGTTAAACTATGATGCAATAACCAAACTTAAGGATGACACAGAAGGCTTTATTAATTATCCGCGTAACATTGACGGGGTTGAAATAGCCATTATGTTTAAGGAAGCAGATGATAATAGTGTGCGGGTAAGTCTGCGTTCAAAGACAGCAGATGTAAGCAAGCTGGCCCTTTCTTTTGGCGGTGGAGGGCATGCGCGGGCGGCGGGGTGTACGGTAGCTGAGCCGCTTGACCGTGCTAAAACATTGGTTGTCGAGGCAGCAAGAAAACAATTAGCTGCAGGTTTTATTGCATGA